A single region of the Rhodospirillaceae bacterium genome encodes:
- a CDS encoding tripartite tricarboxylate transporter TctB family protein, with the protein MMRADRLLAFAMFLLCGALLYATPRLEDLELVDPLGHRAFPYIVAVGAFLSGALLLLENYFTRRNASAVEVPSNETESHPVAALGVLGWMLLWYLLLDHVGFVISIAAFLFGLTSFFNRGKVAVNAIVSVCFSVSFYFLFTELIGAPLARGFLGF; encoded by the coding sequence ATGATGAGGGCCGACCGTTTGTTGGCGTTTGCGATGTTCTTGCTGTGTGGCGCATTGCTGTATGCAACACCGCGGCTCGAAGACCTTGAACTTGTCGATCCCCTTGGCCATCGGGCTTTTCCATACATAGTTGCTGTCGGCGCCTTTCTTTCGGGCGCCCTTCTTTTATTGGAAAATTATTTTACACGTCGAAATGCGTCGGCAGTTGAGGTGCCTTCGAATGAAACGGAAAGCCATCCTGTCGCTGCCTTAGGTGTTCTGGGGTGGATGCTTCTTTGGTACCTGCTGCTCGATCACGTCGGGTTCGTTATTAGCATCGCAGCGTTTCTGTTCGGCCTGACGTCGTTTTTTAATCGCGGAAAGGTCGCTGTAAACGCGATTGTCTCCGTTTGTTTTTCGGTCTCCTTCTACTTCCTTTTTACCGAACTAATCGGCGCGCCTTTGGCTCGCGGATTTTTAGGCTTTTAG
- the urtC gene encoding urea ABC transporter permease subunit UrtC, producing the protein MNSNQSGFAFLLTDTGGKILLGLVAAGIFLVPILNLMVPIDSAFHLPTYLVSLFGKYLTYALLALSVDLIWGYCGILSLGHGAFFALGGYGMGMYMMRQVGDRGVYGNAELPDFMVFLNWTELPWYWFGFSNFSFAMLMVVLVPGLLAFLFGWLAFRSRVTGVYLSIITQAMTYALMLAFFRNDMGFGGNNGLTDFKDLLGFSLQSQGMRVSLFVLSALAVAGGYVICRYIVSSRLGRVLVAIRDAESRTRFLGYRVEYYQLFVFTLSAMLAGVAGALYVPQVGIINPSEFTPANSIELVIWVAIGGRGTLYGAVLGAILVNYAKTYFTSAFPEAWLYALGAMFILVTIFLPKGIVGVLSAWKSKDIESDPDPKPQFVGAVK; encoded by the coding sequence ATGAATAGTAACCAATCAGGCTTCGCCTTTCTTCTCACCGACACTGGCGGGAAAATCCTGTTGGGCCTCGTTGCAGCAGGCATCTTCTTGGTGCCAATCCTGAACCTCATGGTTCCCATCGACTCAGCCTTTCATCTGCCGACGTATCTTGTCAGCTTGTTTGGTAAATATCTAACCTATGCATTGCTCGCCCTCAGTGTGGATTTGATCTGGGGCTACTGCGGCATTCTCAGCCTCGGCCACGGCGCGTTCTTTGCGCTGGGGGGCTATGGCATGGGGATGTATATGATGCGTCAGGTTGGCGACCGCGGAGTCTATGGTAACGCTGAATTGCCCGACTTCATGGTGTTTCTGAACTGGACAGAACTGCCGTGGTACTGGTTCGGATTTTCTAATTTCAGTTTTGCCATGCTGATGGTTGTACTTGTGCCGGGGCTCTTAGCCTTCCTGTTTGGTTGGCTGGCATTCCGGTCTCGGGTGACAGGGGTGTACCTATCAATCATCACCCAAGCCATGACCTATGCCTTGATGCTCGCCTTCTTCCGTAACGACATGGGCTTCGGCGGTAACAATGGCCTGACAGACTTTAAGGACCTGCTGGGCTTTAGCCTACAATCCCAAGGCATGCGAGTGAGCTTGTTTGTCTTAAGCGCGCTGGCAGTCGCGGGTGGCTATGTGATTTGCCGTTATATTGTTTCATCAAGACTGGGCCGAGTGTTGGTTGCCATCCGAGACGCAGAAAGCCGCACCCGGTTTTTGGGCTACCGGGTCGAATATTATCAGCTCTTCGTGTTCACCTTATCGGCGATGTTGGCGGGCGTCGCCGGGGCTTTGTATGTGCCACAAGTCGGCATCATTAACCCCAGCGAATTCACCCCGGCCAATTCAATTGAGCTGGTTATTTGGGTCGCCATTGGTGGGCGCGGAACGTTGTACGGCGCGGTCCTAGGCGCAATTTTGGTCAATTACGCCAAGACCTATTTCACCAGTGCCTTCCCGGAGGCTTGGCTTTATGCACTGGGTGCCATGTTTATTCTCGTCACCATCTTTTTGCCAAAGGGAATTGTCGGCGTCCTTTCAGCATGGAAATCGAAAGACATCGAATCGGACCCTGACCCCAAACCGCAATTTGTGGGAGCTGTCAAATGA
- the urtE gene encoding urea ABC transporter ATP-binding subunit UrtE, whose amino-acid sequence MLHVEEIDLYYGASQALKQVSFAAEKGKVSCVLGRNGVGKTSLLKAIAGHQPIKSGAIRWDEQNISTLAPYDRAKRGIAYVPQGREIFPLLTVQENLETGFAPIPRALRHIQDEIFDLFPVLKDMLGRRGGDLSGGQQQQLAIARALVTRPSLLILDEPTEGIQPSIIKDIGRVIRVLAERGDMAILLVEQFFEFARDLADDYAVMDRGEVVLSGAVKDMVEADVRRYLTV is encoded by the coding sequence ATGCTGCATGTCGAAGAGATCGATCTTTATTACGGCGCAAGCCAAGCCTTAAAGCAGGTGTCCTTCGCCGCTGAGAAAGGCAAAGTTTCCTGTGTCTTGGGCCGAAACGGCGTTGGCAAGACCAGCCTTCTCAAGGCAATCGCAGGCCATCAACCAATCAAGTCAGGTGCCATTCGTTGGGATGAGCAAAACATCTCTACTCTCGCCCCCTATGATCGGGCAAAGCGGGGTATTGCCTATGTGCCGCAAGGCCGTGAGATTTTTCCACTGCTAACAGTGCAAGAAAATCTGGAAACCGGGTTCGCCCCCATCCCACGCGCCCTACGTCATATTCAAGATGAAATCTTTGACCTGTTCCCCGTCTTAAAGGATATGCTGGGTCGGCGCGGTGGGGATTTATCCGGGGGCCAGCAGCAACAATTGGCGATTGCTCGTGCGCTTGTCACGCGGCCTTCCTTGTTAATTCTCGACGAACCAACAGAAGGCATTCAGCCATCGATCATTAAAGATATCGGCCGGGTGATACGCGTCCTCGCCGAACGCGGCGATATGGCTATACTGCTTGTTGAACAGTTTTTCGAATTCGCCCGCGACCTGGCCGACGACTACGCCGTTATGGACCGGGGAGAAGTCGTGCTCAGCGGTGCAGTGAAAGATATGGTGGAAGCAGATGTCCGGCGCTACCTCACGGTCTGA
- the urtB gene encoding urea ABC transporter permease subunit UrtB: protein MAARKKIICFAILLLLSMTWSATSFAATFEETLPKFATNNSKAKAKAIDALVATGDDRTATVLEAFLKGRLYWRKKDKKVVLVKKSGAVYVLTDPHTFKEIGQVKKRNIKKIRVNNRLRKKLRGALGGLTLLSKNPEVRSKAADAVFKSRTPASLPLLEKAIARETDAAVKSKMELARAATQLTAAKDSKVRLAAIEFLSAQAVPQVRSLLANTANTAKDEAVKKAAADALIKIEKSLAFWNGIQNIFQGVSLGSVLLLAAVGLAITFGVMGVINMAHGELVMIGAYTTFVVQEFFRAYFPGALDYSLAVAIPAAFLVAGSFGIAIERGIIRFLYGRPLETLLATWGLSLILQQFVRSIFGPTNRDVSNPAWMSGSIEVTGGLVLTNNRIWIIVFSLLVLGLLVLLLKKTAFGLQMRAVTQNRHMASSMGIRTGYVDALTFGLGSGIAGIAGVALSQIDNVSPNLGQNYIIDSFMVVVFGGVGNLWGTLVGAFSLGIANKFMEPFTGAVLAKIFVLIAIILFIQKRPRGLFALKGRAVEN from the coding sequence ATGGCGGCTCGAAAAAAAATTATCTGCTTTGCTATTTTACTCCTGCTCAGCATGACATGGTCGGCGACATCGTTCGCTGCGACCTTCGAAGAAACACTCCCCAAATTTGCAACCAACAACTCAAAAGCAAAAGCCAAGGCAATTGATGCACTCGTCGCCACCGGCGATGATCGGACGGCGACCGTCCTTGAGGCTTTTCTCAAAGGCAGACTTTATTGGCGGAAGAAGGACAAGAAAGTTGTCTTGGTCAAAAAAAGCGGTGCTGTCTATGTGCTCACCGACCCGCATACGTTCAAGGAAATAGGGCAGGTCAAAAAGCGTAATATCAAAAAAATTCGCGTCAACAATCGGCTCAGAAAAAAACTTCGCGGCGCTTTGGGTGGATTGACCCTGCTCAGTAAAAATCCAGAAGTTCGATCCAAAGCTGCCGACGCCGTATTCAAATCCCGCACACCTGCATCTTTGCCCCTGCTGGAAAAAGCCATTGCGCGCGAAACCGATGCAGCGGTCAAATCGAAGATGGAATTGGCACGGGCGGCAACTCAATTAACCGCCGCAAAAGACTCTAAAGTACGCTTGGCAGCTATCGAATTTTTATCGGCCCAGGCTGTACCGCAAGTTCGCTCACTTCTCGCCAACACCGCCAACACGGCGAAGGACGAGGCTGTCAAAAAAGCGGCTGCTGACGCGCTCATAAAAATCGAAAAGAGCCTCGCGTTTTGGAACGGCATCCAGAATATATTTCAAGGTGTAAGCCTGGGCTCTGTCTTGTTGCTTGCTGCTGTCGGTCTCGCCATTACCTTTGGCGTCATGGGGGTCATCAACATGGCCCATGGCGAATTGGTCATGATCGGGGCCTATACAACCTTTGTGGTTCAAGAATTCTTTCGTGCCTATTTTCCGGGTGCGCTCGATTATTCGTTAGCGGTTGCAATCCCGGCGGCGTTTCTTGTCGCGGGTTCATTTGGCATCGCGATTGAGCGCGGCATCATTCGGTTTTTGTATGGCCGCCCGCTGGAGACCCTTCTGGCGACCTGGGGGTTAAGCCTAATCTTGCAGCAGTTTGTTCGGTCAATCTTTGGTCCCACCAACCGGGACGTCAGCAACCCGGCGTGGATGAGTGGGTCGATCGAGGTCACGGGCGGCTTGGTCCTTACGAACAACCGAATTTGGATCATTGTTTTCAGTCTGCTTGTTCTGGGTCTTCTCGTATTACTCCTTAAGAAGACCGCGTTTGGATTGCAGATGCGCGCGGTCACACAAAACCGCCACATGGCAAGTTCCATGGGAATTCGCACGGGTTATGTGGACGCACTGACGTTTGGTCTGGGGTCTGGGATCGCGGGTATCGCCGGTGTGGCGTTGAGCCAAATTGATAATGTCAGCCCCAATCTCGGACAAAACTATATCATTGATAGCTTCATGGTCGTCGTCTTTGGCGGCGTCGGAAATCTTTGGGGGACCTTGGTCGGCGCCTTCAGTCTCGGTATCGCGAATAAATTTATGGAGCCGTTCACTGGTGCCGTGCTGGCGAAAATTTTCGTCCTCATTGCGATCATTCTGTTTATTCAAAAACGTCCCCGAGGATTATTTGCCCTCAAGGGTCGCGCGGTGGAGAACTGA
- a CDS encoding tripartite tricarboxylate transporter permease: MESFDLVLEGFAVAAQPLNVMFLFIGAVLGTVIGMLPGIGAAAGIGLLLPVTYGLDPIPALIMLAGIYYGAMYGNTASAVLINTPGTASAVMTTVDGYPMAKNGRGGAALAIAAIASFCAGTTSIILLTLLAVPLAEFALQFGPAEYFALMVFSLSAVSSLTGKSVSKGLIAAVIGLMIGMIGKDLHTGMTRFTFGISIFEDGIPFIVVIVGLFAVSEVLLKVEKWFAGELQPIPIRGRLWLTMDEWRHSYKAIFRGGLIGFFVGVLPGAGGTIATILAYTTEQKFSSRPEKFGTGIPEGVAAPEAANNASTSGAFVPLLTLGIPGSGSTAVLLGAFILFGLQPGPEMFAERPDLVWGLVDSMYLGNVFLLILNLPLIGIFVRLLYAPPGILMSIILGVATIGVYSIKTNAIDLYTLVFFGGLGYLFRKLQIPLAPLILALVLGDMIEQSLRQAMTLSMGKMGILVGSPICVVLLIMTVASLLFPMLFPMFKRKFAGEGDDE; the protein is encoded by the coding sequence ATGGAATCATTCGATCTGGTTTTGGAAGGATTTGCAGTTGCGGCGCAACCCCTGAATGTCATGTTCCTGTTTATCGGTGCGGTTTTAGGCACGGTGATTGGAATGCTGCCGGGCATCGGGGCTGCGGCGGGAATTGGATTGCTGTTACCTGTCACCTATGGCCTTGATCCCATCCCCGCGTTGATCATGCTCGCTGGAATTTATTACGGTGCCATGTACGGCAACACGGCGTCGGCGGTCTTGATTAATACGCCGGGTACGGCGTCTGCCGTCATGACGACTGTTGATGGCTACCCGATGGCCAAGAACGGACGGGGCGGGGCAGCCCTGGCCATCGCTGCGATTGCATCGTTTTGCGCCGGTACAACTTCGATCATTCTGTTGACGTTGCTGGCAGTTCCATTGGCGGAATTCGCGCTTCAGTTCGGGCCTGCGGAATATTTCGCCCTGATGGTGTTTTCATTGTCCGCCGTTAGTTCGCTAACCGGAAAGTCTGTTTCTAAAGGACTGATCGCGGCAGTCATAGGCTTGATGATTGGAATGATCGGCAAGGACCTGCACACTGGCATGACCCGATTTACGTTTGGCATTTCCATCTTCGAAGACGGCATACCGTTCATTGTTGTTATCGTCGGATTGTTCGCCGTAAGTGAGGTTCTGCTGAAAGTCGAAAAATGGTTCGCAGGTGAATTACAGCCAATTCCCATTCGCGGAAGACTCTGGCTCACCATGGACGAATGGCGGCATTCCTATAAGGCAATTTTTCGCGGCGGTCTGATCGGATTCTTTGTCGGGGTCCTACCGGGAGCAGGCGGTACCATCGCGACAATTCTTGCCTATACCACAGAGCAGAAATTTTCGTCCCGACCGGAAAAATTCGGTACCGGAATTCCCGAAGGGGTCGCAGCACCCGAAGCTGCCAACAATGCCTCGACCAGCGGGGCATTCGTGCCCCTGCTGACACTCGGCATTCCGGGTTCGGGATCGACGGCGGTGTTGCTTGGCGCGTTTATTCTATTTGGCCTGCAGCCCGGCCCGGAAATGTTTGCAGAACGCCCGGATCTCGTTTGGGGGCTGGTCGACAGCATGTATTTAGGCAATGTGTTTTTGTTGATCTTAAACTTGCCTTTGATTGGTATCTTCGTCCGGTTGCTGTACGCACCGCCGGGAATTTTGATGTCGATCATTCTGGGGGTTGCAACCATTGGCGTGTATTCGATTAAGACCAACGCGATTGATCTCTACACGCTCGTTTTCTTCGGTGGCCTTGGCTATTTGTTCCGGAAGCTTCAAATCCCCTTGGCACCTTTGATATTGGCGTTGGTCTTGGGCGATATGATTGAGCAGTCACTGCGCCAAGCGATGACGCTGTCGATGGGTAAAATGGGGATTTTAGTTGGCAGCCCGATTTGTGTGGTGCTGTTGATTATGACCGTCGCCTCATTGTTGTTCCCCATGCTGTTTCCCATGTTCAAACGAAAGTTCGCCGGTGAGGGCGATGATGAATAG
- the urtD gene encoding urea ABC transporter ATP-binding protein UrtD yields the protein MSIIEAGRRLDDTILYLDGVSVSFDGFKALNSLSFYVKSGELRAIIGPNGAGKTTMMDVVTGKTRPDEGQVKFRESIDLTRLDEAHIANLGIGRKFQKPTVFENHTVFDNLELALKGDRSVLESIFFKLDGEQRDRIAEVLGIINLTEAMDQDAGALSHGQKQWLEIGMLLMQDPELLLVDEPAAGMTDAETAHTAEMLKTIAGKHSVVVVEHDMDFVRSLDCRVTVLHEGSVLAEGSLERVQADPEVIEVYLGR from the coding sequence ATGAGTATTATCGAAGCCGGTCGCCGATTGGATGACACGATCCTTTACCTGGATGGTGTGTCGGTTAGCTTTGATGGGTTTAAGGCGCTGAACAGTCTGAGCTTCTATGTCAAATCCGGCGAGCTCCGTGCCATCATCGGTCCCAACGGTGCCGGCAAGACGACGATGATGGATGTCGTCACTGGCAAGACGCGGCCTGATGAGGGCCAAGTTAAATTCAGAGAAAGCATCGATCTTACAAGATTGGACGAAGCGCACATTGCCAACCTTGGCATTGGTCGAAAATTTCAAAAGCCTACCGTCTTTGAAAACCATACTGTATTCGATAATTTGGAACTCGCCTTGAAAGGCGATCGGTCAGTCCTGGAATCCATCTTCTTCAAACTAGATGGTGAACAGCGCGACCGCATTGCTGAGGTTTTAGGAATCATCAACCTTACCGAAGCGATGGATCAAGATGCTGGCGCTCTCTCTCATGGACAAAAGCAGTGGCTTGAAATTGGCATGCTGCTGATGCAAGACCCGGAACTGTTGCTTGTGGACGAGCCTGCTGCGGGCATGACCGATGCAGAAACAGCTCACACGGCCGAAATGTTAAAAACCATCGCCGGTAAACATTCCGTCGTTGTGGTCGAACATGATATGGACTTTGTGCGGTCCTTGGATTGTCGAGTGACAGTCCTGCACGAAGGGTCTGTTCTGGCCGAAGGGTCCTTGGAAAGAGTCCAGGCCGACCCGGAAGTCATTGAAGTTTATTTGGGGCGTTGA
- the urtA gene encoding urea ABC transporter substrate-binding protein, giving the protein MFTKFRALVGASVIAASALVGVSAQAADTIKVGILHSLSGTMAISETTLKDTMLMLIAEQNKKGGLLGKKLEPVVVDPASNWPLFAEKARELLVKHKVDVVFGNWTSVSRKSVLPVFEELNGLLFYPVQYEGEESSRNVFYTGAAPNQQAIPAVEYLMGEDGGEAKRWVLLGTDYVYPRTTNKILRAFLNAKGVKDSDIMENYTPFGHSDWQTIVANVKKFASAGKKTAVVSTINGDANVPFYKELGNQGIKAEDIPVVAFSVGEEELAGLDTKPLVGHLAAWNYFMSVESAENTKFIKTWKSFIKDDKRVTNDPMEAHYIGFNMWVQAAKQARSVSVDAIRQAMYGQKVKNLTGGVAVMNTNHHLSKPVLIGEIQEDGQFETVWKTKGVVVGDAWSDFIPESAKLTADWTYPWVCGNCKKPLYLN; this is encoded by the coding sequence ATGTTTACTAAGTTTCGTGCACTCGTAGGGGCCAGCGTCATTGCCGCCTCTGCTTTGGTTGGGGTGTCTGCCCAGGCCGCTGATACTATTAAGGTTGGAATTTTGCATTCTCTTTCTGGAACCATGGCCATCAGTGAAACCACACTGAAGGACACCATGCTGATGCTCATCGCTGAGCAGAACAAGAAAGGTGGATTGCTTGGTAAAAAATTGGAGCCGGTCGTTGTTGACCCCGCGTCCAACTGGCCGCTGTTCGCTGAGAAAGCCCGCGAGCTTCTCGTAAAACATAAAGTCGACGTTGTCTTTGGCAACTGGACATCTGTTTCTCGTAAATCGGTCCTGCCGGTTTTTGAAGAACTGAATGGCCTTCTTTTCTACCCTGTTCAATACGAGGGCGAAGAAAGCTCCCGCAACGTGTTCTACACCGGTGCGGCACCGAACCAACAAGCGATCCCTGCTGTTGAATACCTGATGGGTGAAGACGGCGGCGAAGCCAAGCGTTGGGTTCTGTTGGGCACGGACTATGTCTATCCCCGGACGACCAACAAAATCTTGCGGGCGTTCTTGAATGCCAAGGGCGTGAAAGACTCCGACATTATGGAGAACTACACCCCGTTCGGTCATTCTGACTGGCAAACGATTGTTGCCAACGTGAAGAAATTCGCATCCGCTGGTAAAAAGACTGCCGTGGTTTCAACCATCAACGGTGACGCCAACGTTCCTTTCTACAAAGAACTCGGCAACCAAGGCATCAAAGCAGAAGACATTCCTGTAGTTGCTTTCTCCGTCGGTGAAGAAGAACTGGCTGGTCTCGACACCAAGCCGCTTGTTGGACATCTGGCTGCATGGAACTACTTCATGAGCGTTGAATCAGCTGAGAACACGAAGTTCATCAAGACCTGGAAGTCCTTCATCAAGGACGACAAGCGGGTCACCAACGATCCCATGGAAGCGCACTACATTGGTTTCAACATGTGGGTTCAGGCTGCCAAGCAAGCTCGCTCCGTCAGTGTTGATGCGATCCGCCAAGCCATGTATGGCCAGAAGGTGAAGAACTTGACCGGTGGCGTTGCGGTAATGAACACTAACCATCACTTGTCTAAGCCTGTGCTGATCGGTGAAATCCAAGAAGACGGTCAATTCGAAACCGTCTGGAAAACCAAAGGTGTAGTCGTCGGCGATGCCTGGAGTGATTTTATTCCTGAAAGCGCAAAGCTAACCGCAGATTGGACCTACCCTTGGGTATGTGGCAACTGCAAGAAGCCTCTATACCTGAACTAG
- a CDS encoding urease accessory protein UreD: MSGATSRSETPQVIEVKGRAEIGFAHRDGVTRLSHLYQHDPVRILFPNPAPGDSVEATVVTTSGGLVGGDKISLEITADANTTALVSAQAAEKIYRSAGGVAEISVTISANKESWIEWLPQETILFDGSKLRRRTSINAVPGARVLAGEILVLGRVGSGEQYSSGFLRDAWEVYRKDKLVWADALCLDDDIPGILSHPACFDGATALATAVYVCDDPAAHLEAAREMSSADDKDVLSSATVVNEVLVLRWLAKDAYSLRQSFAEFWKAFRHHAGDRPAELPRLWYV; the protein is encoded by the coding sequence ATGTCCGGCGCTACCTCACGGTCTGAGACTCCTCAAGTCATAGAGGTAAAGGGGCGCGCCGAAATCGGATTTGCCCACCGCGACGGCGTAACACGTCTCTCACACTTATATCAGCACGATCCTGTCCGCATTCTTTTTCCCAACCCAGCACCCGGTGACTCAGTCGAGGCAACCGTCGTCACCACCTCCGGCGGATTGGTCGGCGGCGACAAAATTTCCCTCGAAATTACGGCGGATGCAAACACGACAGCTCTCGTGTCAGCCCAGGCCGCCGAAAAAATTTACCGCTCGGCAGGAGGAGTGGCAGAGATCTCTGTAACCATTTCAGCCAACAAAGAATCTTGGATCGAATGGCTGCCGCAGGAAACGATTTTGTTCGATGGCTCGAAGCTGCGCCGTCGAACATCAATTAATGCGGTCCCAGGGGCACGGGTTCTTGCGGGTGAAATTCTAGTGCTAGGCCGGGTTGGAAGTGGCGAACAATATTCGTCAGGTTTCCTTCGCGATGCCTGGGAGGTCTATCGGAAAGACAAACTCGTTTGGGCAGATGCGCTTTGCCTAGATGACGATATTCCCGGCATCCTTTCCCATCCCGCCTGTTTCGATGGCGCGACGGCGTTGGCCACGGCGGTCTATGTGTGTGATGACCCAGCGGCGCACCTAGAGGCCGCCCGGGAAATGAGTTCAGCAGACGATAAAGACGTGTTGTCGTCTGCCACCGTTGTAAATGAAGTTTTGGTCTTACGTTGGTTGGCGAAGGATGCGTATAGTCTTCGGCAATCATTTGCAGAATTTTGGAAGGCGTTTCGCCATCATGCAGGCGACCGCCCAGCCGAACTCCCTCGGCTCTGGTATGTTTAA
- a CDS encoding thiamine pyrophosphate-binding protein, with amino-acid sequence MTKLSGGQAVVKTLEVEGAEVAYGILGSHCMPTFDALADSSIRLIVPRCEDAAGHMADAYTRVSNNPGVVLTTVGPGACGVSNAMGEAYNESWPMMHISTQIMTQYMGKEKGMYHDGPNQKDMFKPVSSWQHTVTSAGEIPEAINEGYRRMRTGRPRPVFIEIPSDVLINEDDIKILPRANVTPPPIKESELKDALNLIKKSKRPLLWFGGGTVKANAMAEVKQLAEMLQAPVLCTNGSKGVLSEDHPLALGNLLTISDTLQNELLAKADVVLGVGIRFSQRATKQWTVPMPETIIHADIDKAEFGKNYKAKVTVEGDAKVFLQSLMTALEKEGFKAERNRCDEVAALKKKAIDELKKKQPAVFDILLEIRDMLPRDAIVASQSIMGHWTRFGFECYQPGSFLFANTFGCMGFSFHAAVGAKAAFPDRKIIAFCGDGGFTYGSGELATLQQYNLAMPVIVFNNGGYSIIRQRQDAKYGRNIGTVLTSPDYVKLAEAYGFKGIKINTPDELVPAIRKALDDNTTWIIEVPFEFEGYRTPAETEMLMTGKASTDSWKKQSYETK; translated from the coding sequence ATGACAAAGTTAAGCGGCGGCCAAGCAGTTGTTAAGACATTGGAAGTCGAAGGGGCAGAAGTAGCATACGGGATTCTAGGTAGTCACTGTATGCCAACATTTGATGCCTTGGCGGATAGTAGCATTCGCCTGATTGTGCCGCGTTGTGAGGATGCCGCCGGGCATATGGCAGACGCTTATACACGGGTTTCAAATAACCCAGGCGTCGTCTTAACAACCGTCGGGCCAGGTGCTTGTGGCGTCTCAAATGCCATGGGGGAAGCTTACAATGAGTCCTGGCCCATGATGCATATCTCAACCCAAATTATGACGCAGTATATGGGTAAAGAGAAAGGTATGTACCATGACGGACCCAATCAAAAGGACATGTTTAAACCCGTTTCAAGTTGGCAACACACAGTCACCAGTGCCGGCGAAATTCCGGAAGCCATTAACGAAGGGTATCGGCGCATGCGGACCGGGCGGCCCCGTCCGGTGTTCATAGAAATTCCATCAGATGTTCTCATCAATGAAGACGATATAAAAATTTTACCTCGGGCAAATGTGACGCCACCGCCGATCAAAGAGAGTGAACTTAAAGATGCTCTCAATCTTATAAAGAAATCCAAACGGCCTTTGTTATGGTTTGGAGGCGGGACCGTTAAGGCGAATGCGATGGCTGAGGTCAAACAGCTGGCAGAAATGTTACAAGCACCTGTTCTATGTACCAATGGCTCCAAGGGTGTGCTCTCGGAAGATCATCCGTTAGCGCTTGGGAATCTTTTGACGATCAGCGATACCTTGCAAAACGAGTTGTTGGCAAAAGCTGATGTTGTATTGGGTGTTGGCATTCGCTTTTCCCAACGGGCGACGAAGCAGTGGACCGTGCCCATGCCCGAAACAATCATTCACGCAGATATAGACAAAGCTGAATTTGGCAAAAACTATAAGGCAAAAGTAACTGTAGAGGGTGATGCAAAGGTGTTCTTACAATCTTTGATGACGGCCCTAGAGAAGGAAGGTTTTAAGGCAGAAAGAAACAGGTGCGATGAAGTCGCTGCACTTAAAAAGAAAGCAATCGACGAGCTTAAGAAAAAGCAACCTGCCGTATTTGATATCCTGCTTGAAATTCGTGACATGCTACCCCGCGATGCGATTGTGGCTTCCCAATCTATTATGGGTCATTGGACCCGGTTTGGCTTTGAATGCTACCAGCCGGGCAGTTTTCTTTTTGCCAATACCTTCGGCTGTATGGGATTTTCCTTCCATGCCGCAGTCGGCGCAAAAGCGGCCTTTCCGGACCGTAAGATTATCGCATTTTGTGGGGATGGCGGTTTTACATATGGCAGTGGCGAACTCGCAACCTTGCAGCAATATAATCTCGCGATGCCGGTTATCGTCTTCAACAATGGCGGATATTCTATTATCCGCCAGCGTCAGGATGCAAAATATGGCCGCAACATCGGCACAGTCTTGACCAGCCCTGACTACGTCAAACTCGCGGAAGCCTATGGTTTCAAGGGTATTAAGATTAATACTCCAGACGAACTTGTTCCGGCCATTCGTAAAGCGCTTGATGATAATACAACCTGGATTATTGAGGTCCCATTTGAATTTGAGGGTTATCGGACACCCGCCGAAACGGAGATGTTGATGACGGGAAAGGCCTCGACCGACTCCTGGAAGAAGCAGTCCTACGAAACAAAATAA
- a CDS encoding urease subunit gamma, producing MHLTPREKDKLLVAMAAEVARKRLTRGVKLNYPEAIALISDFVVEGARDGTSVADLMRDGATVLGRDQVMDGIAEMIHDVQVEATFPDGTKLVTVHEPIR from the coding sequence GTGCATTTAACGCCGAGAGAAAAAGACAAACTTCTCGTCGCAATGGCGGCGGAAGTTGCCCGCAAGAGACTCACCCGAGGCGTAAAGCTCAACTACCCTGAAGCCATAGCGCTGATCAGTGACTTTGTGGTTGAGGGGGCGAGGGACGGCACCAGCGTTGCTGACTTGATGCGCGACGGGGCGACGGTCTTGGGACGCGATCAGGTCATGGACGGTATTGCTGAAATGATCCACGACGTTCAGGTCGAAGCGACGTTCCCGGATGGAACCAAGCTGGTCACCGTTCACGAACCCATTCGCTGA